From Vitis vinifera cultivar Pinot Noir 40024 chromosome 3, ASM3070453v1, the proteins below share one genomic window:
- the LOC100250334 gene encoding zinc finger protein GIS2, whose protein sequence is MSSGSQSRSRSPQDRKIRTDRLSYRNAPYRRDSRRGFSQGNLCKNCKRPGHYARECPNVAVCHNCSLPGHIASECTTRSLCWNCQEPGHTASNCPNEGICHTCGKTGHLARDCSAPPVPPGDLRLCNNCYKQGHIAADCTNDKACNNCRKTGHLARDCRNDPVCNLCNVSGHVARQCPKANVLGDRGGGPRSSGFRDIVCRNCQQLGHMSRDCAAPLMICRNCGGRGHMAFECPSGRFMDRFPRRY, encoded by the exons ATGAGCTCAGGAAGCCAGAGCAGGAGTAGGAGCCCGCAGGATCGCAAGATCCGCACTGATCGCTTGTCCTATCGTAATGCACCTTATAGGAGAGATTCCCGTCGGGGCTTCAG CCAAGGCAATCTGTGCAAGAACTGCAAGCGACCAGGTCATTATGCTAGAGAATGCCCTAATGTGGCAGTTTGTCATAATTGTAGCCTTCCAGG GCACATTGCATCAGAATGCACCACGAGATCACTATGTTGGAACTGTCAAGAACCAGGCCATACAGCTAGCAATTGTCCAAACGAGGGCATCTGCCACACCTGTGGTAAGACTGGACACCTCGCTAGAGACTGCTCAGCTCCCCCAGTTCCCCCCGGGGACCTGAGGCTGTGCAATAACTGCTACAAGCAAGGCCATATTGCTGCTGACTGCACAAATGACAAGGCTTGCAACAACTGTAGGAAAACAGGTCACCTGGCACGCGATTGTCGCAATGATCCTGTATGCAACCTCTGCAATGTTTCTGGGCATGTGGCTAGACAGTGTCCCAAGGCTAACGTTCTGGGAGACAGGGGTGGTGGGCCTCGCAGCAGTGGGTTCCGAGACATTGTATGTAGGAACTGCCAGCAGCTGGGTCATATGAGCAGGGATTGCGCGGCCCCCTTGATGATCTGTCGCAACTGTGGAGGTCGAGGTCACATGGCATTTGAGTGTCCTTCTGGGAGGTTTATGGACCGCTTTCCCAGGAGGTACTGA
- the LOC100260645 gene encoding endoglucanase 24, with amino-acid sequence MPIPRTVFLISLLLLILRLPRFESANHDYSDALSKCILFFEGQRSGFLPNGQRISWRANSGLSDGWQRSVDLTGGYYDAGDNIKFGFPMAFTTTMLAWSVIEFGDSMPAGELRNTMVAIRWATDYLLKTVSQPGRIFVQVGDPIIDHNCWERPEDMDTARTVYAVEAPNPASDVAGETAAAFAASSMAFRSSDPGYSETLLRNAISVFQYADNYRGAYSDNADIRDGVCPFYCDFDGYQDELLWGAAWLRRASQDDSYLNYIENNGKTLGAEDNINEFGWDNKHAGLNVLVSKEFLEGSMYSLQSYKASADSFMCTLIPESSSSHIEYSPGGLIYKPGGSNLQHATSIAFLLLSYANYLARSGQSVNCGNISIGPSSLRQQAKRQIDYILGDNPMGMSYMVGYSNYFPQRIHHRGSSLPSIKDHPEFIACKEGSAYFNSSNPNPNILVGAVVGGPGDDDSYEDDRDDFRKSEPTTYINAPLVGALAYFVANPNPS; translated from the exons ATGCCGATTCCTCGAACCGTATTTCTCATCTCCCTCCTCCTCCTTATTCTTCGATTGCCTCGATTTGAATCCGCAAACCACGATTACTCTGATGCATTATCGAAATGCATATTGTTTTTCGAAGGTCAGAGGTCTGGATTTTTACCTAATGGCCAGAGGATCTCTTGGCGCGCAAATTCGGGGCTCTCCGACGGCTGGCAACGGAGCGTCGACCTCACCGGCGGCTACTACGACGCTGGAGACAACATCAAGTTCGGGTTTCCGATGGCGTTCACGACCACAATGCTGGCGTGGAGTGTGATCGAGTTTGGGGATTCGATGCCGGCCGGAGAGCTGAGGAATACGATGGTGGCGATACGGTGGGCGACGGATTATCTTCTGAAGACGGTGTCTCAGCCCGGCCGGATTTTTGTTCAG GTTGGGGACCCCATAATTGACCACAACTGTTGGGAAAGGCCAGAAGATATGGACACTGCCAGGACGGTCTACGCCGTTGAGGCCCCAAACCCGGCTTCCGACGTCGCCGGCGAGACCGCGGCTGCTTTCGCTGCTTCATCCATGGCGTTCCGGTCATCTGACCCGGGTTACTCCGAGACATTGTTGCGAAATGCCATCAGTGTTTTCCAGTATGCTGATAATTATAGAGGAGCTTACAGCGATAATGCGGATATTAGAGATGGTGTATGCCCGTTTTATTGCGATTTCGATGGATATCAG GATGAGCTGCTGTGGGGAGCAGCATGGCTGAGGAGGGCCTCCCAGGATGATTCTTATCTGAATTATATAGAAAACAATGGCAAAACGCTTGGAGCAGAGGACAATATCAACGAATTCGGTTGGGACAACAAGCATGCTGGCCTCAACGTTTTGGTCTCAAAG GAGTTCCTAGAAGGAAGTATGTACTCGCTCCAATCATATAAGGCATCGGCAGATAGCTTCATGTGTACATTAATCCCAGAGTCATCATCCTCCCACATTGAGTACAGTCCAGGAGGGCTCATCTACAAGCCCGGAGGCAGCAACTTGCAGCATGCCACATCCATCGCATTCCTCCTCCTCAGCTACGCTAATTACCTAGCTCGATCGGGGCAGTCCGTCAATTGTGGGAACATTAGCATTGGCCCCTCCTCCCTCCGCCAACAAGCTAAGAGACAAATCGATTACATTTTGGGCGATAATCCAATGGGCATGTCCTATATGGTTGGTTATAGTAATTACTTTCCTCAAAGGATACATCACAGAGGCTCATCCTTGCCTTCAATCAAGGACCACCCTGAATTCATTGCTTGCAAGGAAGGGTCAGCCTATTTCAACTCATCAAATCCTAATCCTAACATTTTGGTGGGCGCTGTGGTGGGTGGCCCTGGTGATGATGATTCGTATGAGGATGATCGAGATGATTTTCGAAAATCAGAGCCAACAACATACATCAATGCACCATTGGTGGGTGCACTTGCGTACTTTGTGGCCAATCCAAACCCAAGTTAG